The DNA sequence GATGACCCTCGGTCAGCTCGCGCTGATCGTGTTCGGTGTGCTCGTCGTCTCGAACGAGTACAGCACCGGCATGATCCGCACCTCGCTGGCCGCGGTGCCGCGGCGTGGGACCTTTCTGGCCAGCAAGATCGCGGTGGCGACCGGCCTCGCACTGGTCGTCGGCCTGGCCACCAGCTTCGTCACCTTCTTCCTGGGGCAGGCGATGCTCGGCGACCACCGGGCCGAGATCGGCGATCCAGGAGTGCTGCGCGCGGTGATCGGCGGCGGGCTCTACATGACCCTCATCGCGATGTTCTCGATGGGCGTCGCCGCGATGCTGCGCTCGCCGATGCTGTCGCTGGGCATCCTGATGCCGTTCTTCTTCCTGGTCTCCAACATCCTCGGCAACGTCTCGGCCACCGAGAAGATCGGCCAGTACCTGCCGGACCAGGCCGGAAGCAGGATCATGCAGGTGGTCACCCCGATCGACGACGACAAGCCGTACGGCCCCTGGGGCGGGCTCGGGATCATGGTGCTGTGGGTGATCGTGGCGCTCGCGGGCGGTTACGCGACGCTCAAGAAACGGGACGCGTAGGGTCACGGTTGGCATGAGGTTTTACTTGCTCTTGAGTGGAACCGTCAGCGGCTCGGTATCCTCCTAACCCTTACGGGGGGCGTGTGCCCCGCTGTCCTGAACCTTTCGATGGGTGCGGAGCATGATCGAGGCAGTCGGCCTGACCAAGCGCTACGGCGACAAGACCGCTGTGTACAACCTGTCCTTCCAAGTGCGGCCCGGGTCCGTCACCGGCTTCCTGGGCCCGAACGGCTCGGGCAAGTCGACGACGATGCGGATGATCCTCGGCCTGGACAACCCGACGGCGGGCCATGTCACGATCGGCGGCTACCCGTACCGCAGGCTGCCCAACGCCCCCCGCCAGGTCGGCGCGCTGCTGGACGCCAAGGCCGTGCACGGCGGCCGGGCCGCCCGCAACCATCTGCTGTCGCTCGCCCAGCTGTCCGGCATCCCGCCCCGGCGCGTGGACGAGGTGCTGGGCGTGGTCGGCCTCCAGGACGTGGCCAAGCGGCGTTCCAAGGGCTTCTCGCTCGGCATGGGCCAGCGCCTCGGCATCGCCGCCGCGCTG is a window from the Streptomyces sp. NBC_00299 genome containing:
- a CDS encoding ABC transporter permease, translating into MAATQVVRSEWTKIRSVASTMWTLSLAVVVTIALGMLISGLSNSEFDNMSERDRLSFDPTFISFAGMTLGQLALIVFGVLVVSNEYSTGMIRTSLAAVPRRGTFLASKIAVATGLALVVGLATSFVTFFLGQAMLGDHRAEIGDPGVLRAVIGGGLYMTLIAMFSMGVAAMLRSPMLSLGILMPFFFLVSNILGNVSATEKIGQYLPDQAGSRIMQVVTPIDDDKPYGPWGGLGIMVLWVIVALAGGYATLKKRDA